A segment of the Candidatus Nanopelagicales bacterium genome:
GGATCGAACGAGGCAGTACGTGTCGCTAAAACCCTCTCGGCCGAGCATCCGGACTGGGTGATGCTCTACCAGTACGGGAACCCGGACAACGCCATGGCGCACTACCAAGGAACTGGTCCAGAGATTCTCTCGGATCTGCCGACGGTCACTCACTTTGTGGCCGGGCTCGGCACCACGGGGACATTAATGGGTGCGGGTCGGTTCCTGCGCGAGCGGGTGCCGGACATCCAGATCGTCGCGGCCGAACCTCGATACGGCGAGCTCGTGTACGGCCTGCGCAACCTTGACGAGGGCTTCGTTCCCGAGCTCTATGACCCTTCCGTGTTGACGACTCGCTACTCCGTTGGTCCCCGCGAGGCGGTTCGTCGGACCCGCGAGCTGTTGTCCGAGGAGGGGATTTTCGCGGGTATCTCCACCGGTGCGATCCTGCATGCTGCCCTCGCCATGGCGGCGAAGGCGGTGAAGGCCGGCCAGCGCGCTGACATCGCATTCATCGTCTGTGACGGTGGGTGGAAGTACCTGTCCACGGGGGCGTACGAGGGTACGTTGGAGGAAGCCGAGGATGCGCTCGACGGTCAGCTTTGGGCATGATCAGAACGAAGTGGCCAACCATGTGGATCTTGGCGACGTGACCTACCTCATGCTCGCGAGCCACTCGCGTTGATCAGTAGATCGCGCACGTAAACTGTGAAAATGTCAGAGGCGCCAATTGGGATTTTCGACTCGGGGGTCGGTGGGCTCACCGTTGCGCGCGCCATCCTGGATCAACTTCCCGACGAGGCAATCCTCTACGTCGGCGACACCCTCAACGGTCCTTACGGTCCGCTGCCGATTCCGGAGGTTCGCCTCCACGCGCTGAACGTTATGGACCATCAGGTCGAGCTCGGCGTCAAGATGTTGGTCATTGCGTGCAACTCGGCCAGTGCTGCCGTTTTGCGGGACGCTCGGGAACGGTACGACGTGCCGGTGGTTGAAGTCATCCATCCCGCAGTCCGCCGCGCAGTTCGCACCACGCGCAGCAACCACGTGGGGGTCATCGGTACCCGAGCCACCGTCACCAGCGGGGCCTATGCGGATGCATTCGCTGCAAATCCACGGCTGACCGTTGTGCAGCAGGCTTGCCCTCGTTTTGTCGAGTTCGTCGAGGCTGGTGTGACGGGTGGGGATGAGCTGATCGACGTGGCGCACGAGTACCTCGACCCAGTCGTTGCGGCAGGCGTCGACACCCTCGTGCTCGGTTGCACCCACTACCCAGTGCTGACGGGATTGATCCAACACGTCGTTGGCGATGAGGTGAGTCTGGTCTCAAGTGCCGAAGAGACCGCCAAAGACGTTTACTCGACTTTGGCGCAGGGAAACATGTTCCGGAGTCCAGATCTGCCCCCGCCAGCCCACCGATTCATCGCGACGGGTGACCCCGATGAATTCGCACGAATCGGCCGCAGGTTCCTTGGCCCAGAGATCGACATAGTTGAAGCCATGAACGGAGACAGAGGATGAGACTGACGGTCGTGGGAAGCGCTGGATCGTTTCCCAACAGCGATGCCGCGGCCTCCTGTTACCTGCTCGAACATGACGGCCACGCCATCTTGCTCGATCTGGGAAGCGGCTCGATCGGTCCTCTTCAGCGCTATCGTGGGTTGGACGCCATCGACGGCATCGCCATCTCGCACCTGCACATCGACCATTGCTCCGACCTCGGCTCGATGCACGTCGCTCGTCGGTATAACCCCAAAGGCCCACTGCCGCAGGTGCCCGTGTTCGGACCGGTCGGCATCTCCGAGCGCATGTCTGCCCTCTACGGACTGGAACCCGGCGAGGACATGTCGGCGGAGTTCGATTTCCACGAGTACGCCGGACAACCGTTTACCGTTGGGCCGTTCACGATTAGCGCGTTTCCGGTGGTGCATTGCATCACTGCGTTCGCTATCAAGGTGGCGGCCGGTGGTCGCACCCTCATCTACTCCGGTGATACCGCGCTGTGCCCGGAGCTCATTGACGCCTCTGTCGGCGCCGATGTTGCGCTCTACGAGGCGTCCTACTTGTCAACCAACGACAACCCGCCGGACATCCACATGACTGGCCGCGATGCCGGTGTGGCTGCCAAAAAAGCCGGCATTCCGCGGTTGGTGCTGACCCACTTGGTGGCCTGGACCGACAACAAGGCCGTGGTCGCCGAGGCGACCGAAGAGTTCGGTGCCGCGGTTCAGGTTGCCACTCCAGGTTTGA
Coding sequences within it:
- a CDS encoding pyridoxal-phosphate dependent enzyme → GSNEAVRVAKTLSAEHPDWVMLYQYGNPDNAMAHYQGTGPEILSDLPTVTHFVAGLGTTGTLMGAGRFLRERVPDIQIVAAEPRYGELVYGLRNLDEGFVPELYDPSVLTTRYSVGPREAVRRTRELLSEEGIFAGISTGAILHAALAMAAKAVKAGQRADIAFIVCDGGWKYLSTGAYEGTLEEAEDALDGQLWA
- a CDS encoding glutamate racemase gives rise to the protein MKMSEAPIGIFDSGVGGLTVARAILDQLPDEAILYVGDTLNGPYGPLPIPEVRLHALNVMDHQVELGVKMLVIACNSASAAVLRDARERYDVPVVEVIHPAVRRAVRTTRSNHVGVIGTRATVTSGAYADAFAANPRLTVVQQACPRFVEFVEAGVTGGDELIDVAHEYLDPVVAAGVDTLVLGCTHYPVLTGLIQHVVGDEVSLVSSAEETAKDVYSTLAQGNMFRSPDLPPPAHRFIATGDPDEFARIGRRFLGPEIDIVEAMNGDRG
- a CDS encoding MBL fold metallo-hydrolase, translated to MRLTVVGSAGSFPNSDAAASCYLLEHDGHAILLDLGSGSIGPLQRYRGLDAIDGIAISHLHIDHCSDLGSMHVARRYNPKGPLPQVPVFGPVGISERMSALYGLEPGEDMSAEFDFHEYAGQPFTVGPFTISAFPVVHCITAFAIKVAAGGRTLIYSGDTALCPELIDASVGADVALYEASYLSTNDNPPDIHMTGRDAGVAAKKAGIPRLVLTHLVAWTDNKAVVAEATEEFGAAVQVATPGLTIDI